The Papaver somniferum cultivar HN1 chromosome 3, ASM357369v1, whole genome shotgun sequence genome includes a region encoding these proteins:
- the LOC113360755 gene encoding B3 domain-containing transcription factor VRN1-like, which yields MEKKKKMAGSYFFKIICNYVIEDRRLELPKKFVRLFGEELGKAGLIEDPTGKIWPVELRRAKAEIYFQSGWQEFMEYFSISIGHFLIFRYEGDSQFHVSICDETACEIEYPYHGEDVDESVSEGVSLENMDVPFQSAACNARAAANKTRPSCRGHDSASKRRFEDYQEARGSVKRNRSDGIEMNTSKQWVYNFRRQPELPIIISDDESDNDEGYQNPGDSANVTNKTEQDRCKAQFVNSDSECDDERPMPTQQRSASHKGKPKKASCGARKLDVSRTKSQRATRVIGEARAFKSDFPMCMIIMRQSYFSKGSPVYVPSEFTREFLVKAGDNFVTLQDPAGKKWRVGYKFRKAGTRSSAIKTAELYKGWYRFVLENHLKVGDACVFELVDIDNLEMKVNIIRVCVPCGKRHPEVVDTESSEENYQIPGKSAKHNDSEDIESDAGHTMPIQPKSARHGGNHKMSKTSEVKVHCPGKNASCATRNVGVTESESQRAMAVIKEARAFKSDFPICTIIMKPSYTQKGRLVHVPMKFARDCLLMAGDKFVTLKDSTGKKRRVGYTTSPCASKVSLYNGWHEFVLENHLMVGDACVFELVDIANLEMKVNIIRAFPDIV from the exons atggagaagaagaagaagatggcggGGTCATATTTCTTCAAGATAATCTGCAATTACGTTATCGAGGATAGACGTTTA GAGCTTCCAAAAAAGTTTGTTAGGCTATTCGGGGAAGAACTAGGTAAAGCTGGACTAATCGAGGATCCTACGGGTAAGATTTGGCCTGTAGAATTACGGAGAGCCAAAGCCGAGATTTACTTCCAGAGTGGTTGGCAAGAGTTCATGGAGTACTTCTCTATTTCTATTGGGCATTTTTTGATTTTCAGATATGAAGGGGATTCGCAGTTTCATGTATCTATATGTGATGAGACTGCCTGTGAGATAGAATATCCATATCATGGGGAGGATGTCGATGAATCCGTTTCAGAAGGAGTATCTTTGGAAAATATGGATGTTCCCTTTCAATCCGCAGCTTGTAATGCACGCGCTGCAGCTAACAAAACTAGACCCAGTTGTCGTGGCCATGATTCTGCAAGTAAACGGAGATTTGAGGACTATCAAGAAGCCCGAGGTTCAGTCAAACGCAATAGGTCAGACGGAATTGAAATGAACACAAGTAAACAATGGGTCTATAACTTCAGGCGCCAACCTGAACTGCCGATAATTATCTCTGATGATGAAAGCGATAACGACGAAGGTTATCAAAACCCTGGAGATTCTGCTAACGTTACCAACAAAACTGAACAAGACAGATGTAAAGCACAATTCGTTAACTCAGATAGTGAATGCGATGACGAACGTCCTATGCCTACTCAACAAAGATCTGCAAGTCACAAAGGAAAACCAAAGAAGGCTAGTTGCGGAGCACGTAAACTGGATGTATCAAGAACAAAATCTCAAAGAGCAACGAGAGTTATCGGAGAAGCTAGAGCATTCAAGTCTGATTTTCCCATGTGCATGATTATCATGAGACAATCTTATTTTAGCAAGGGAAGTCCTGTG TATGTGCCTAGTGAGTTCACAAGAGAATTTTTGGTAAAGGCaggtgataattttgtcactctTCAAGATCCAGCAGGGAAAAAATGGCGTGTGGGATATAAATTTAGAAAGGCTGGTACCAGATCATCTGCCATAAAGACAGCCGAACTGTATAAGGGTTGGTACCGGTTTGTCTTGGAAAATCATTTGAAGGTCGGTGATGCTTGTGTTTTTGAGTTAGTTGACATTGATAATCTTGAGATGAAGGTTAACATCATCCGAGTCTGTGTACCATGTGGGAAGCGCCATCCTGAAGTTGTGGATACTgaaagcagtgaagaaaattatCAAATCCCCGGAAAATCTGCTAAACACAATGATTCAGAAGATATTGAAAGCGATGCGGGACATACCATGCCTATCCAACCTAAATCTGCAAGACATGGAGGAAACCACAAGATGTCTAAAACAAGTGAAGTGAAAGTACATTGTCCTGGGAAAAATGCTAGTTGTGCAACACGTAATGTGGGTGTAACGGAGAGCGAATCTCAAAGAGCAATGGCTGTTATCAAAGAAGCGAGAGCATTCAAGTCTGACTTTCCGATATGTACCATTATCATGAAACCATCTTATACACAGAAAGGCCGTCTTGTG CATGTACCAATGAAGTTCGCAAGAGATTGTTTGCTAATGGCAGGGGATAAGTTTGTCACTCTGAAGGATTCGACGGGAAAAAAGAGGCGTGTCGGATATACCACTAGTCCTTGTGCAAGTAAAGTTAGTCTATACAATGGCTGGCACGAGTTCGTCTTGGAAAATCATTTGATGGTCGGTGATGCTTGTGTTTTTGAGCTAGTTGACATTGCTAATCTTGAGATGAAGGTTAACATTATCCGAGCGTTTCCCGACATTGTTTAA